A stretch of the Archangium violaceum genome encodes the following:
- a CDS encoding FHA domain-containing protein — translation MSFQLTIAEGKEAGKEFVFEQDSVLIGRVAECDVVLYDAGISRRHCRIFSEKGGYFVEDLGSSNGTRVNGTLVAGKQALAEGDQLSLGPVVFVFKPAEDPVTAEAPVQQDDNSTRIVSVEQVARPRSRTRGEALAPEGANAEELEEARLNTTRPIQALRTPTRAGTQPALPATAPARTSTRAGSQPAALARAPDSAPAAPPRRPTANAVARGSPAAQGGGGLSAAERARIRRESPGLVANIKLFWLDASQNVRRGIIGAGVVVALGLMGLLYWVVLGGEQKVARGPEPTTLSARPIDDSFGLGEGVMWERSDQKVFEWEYTAATRALGLLHYQAQGISEGEVVITVNGVDLGKVPPDTMASQDRVLELMIPSEMLKKGEVNRITFDNTKNPPGEDSWRIWNIWLEKVLLPEIPPEQLLEEARKSYVRGRKNMENATVGARNRYEAWKSFREAWLLLEAHPEPRPDLYFEARERVKDAQKELDRVCSKLMLEVEGYANQNNWQAASATLDHTREYFPDDYDQPCARMAEVKRANLGL, via the coding sequence ATGAGCTTCCAGCTGACGATCGCCGAGGGCAAGGAGGCCGGGAAGGAGTTCGTCTTCGAGCAGGACTCCGTCCTCATCGGCCGTGTCGCCGAGTGTGACGTCGTCCTGTACGACGCGGGCATCTCCCGCCGCCACTGCCGCATCTTCTCCGAGAAGGGTGGGTACTTCGTCGAGGACCTCGGCAGCTCCAATGGCACCCGGGTCAATGGCACTCTGGTTGCGGGGAAGCAGGCGCTGGCGGAGGGCGATCAGTTGTCGCTCGGTCCGGTGGTGTTCGTCTTCAAGCCCGCGGAGGACCCGGTCACGGCGGAGGCACCGGTCCAGCAGGACGACAACAGCACGCGTATCGTGTCCGTGGAGCAGGTGGCGCGTCCGCGCAGCCGTACCCGCGGCGAGGCCCTGGCTCCCGAGGGCGCGAACGCGGAGGAGCTCGAGGAGGCCCGGCTCAACACCACCCGCCCCATCCAGGCCCTTCGCACGCCCACCCGCGCGGGAACGCAGCCCGCCCTGCCCGCGACGGCTCCCGCTCGCACATCCACCCGCGCCGGTTCCCAACCCGCCGCCCTGGCGCGTGCTCCGGACTCCGCGCCCGCGGCTCCGCCCCGCCGTCCCACCGCCAACGCGGTGGCGCGGGGTTCTCCGGCGGCTCAGGGCGGTGGAGGGTTGTCCGCCGCGGAGCGCGCCCGCATCCGGCGCGAGTCTCCCGGTCTGGTGGCCAACATCAAGCTCTTCTGGCTCGATGCGAGCCAGAACGTGCGCCGGGGCATCATCGGCGCGGGCGTGGTGGTGGCGCTGGGCCTCATGGGCCTGCTGTACTGGGTGGTGCTCGGCGGCGAGCAGAAGGTGGCGCGGGGCCCCGAGCCCACCACCCTCAGCGCCAGGCCCATCGATGATTCCTTCGGCCTGGGCGAGGGCGTGATGTGGGAGCGCTCGGATCAGAAGGTGTTCGAGTGGGAGTACACCGCCGCCACACGCGCCCTGGGCCTGCTGCACTACCAGGCGCAGGGGATTTCCGAGGGCGAGGTGGTGATCACCGTCAACGGCGTGGACCTGGGCAAGGTGCCCCCGGACACGATGGCCAGCCAGGATCGCGTCCTCGAGCTGATGATCCCCTCGGAGATGCTCAAGAAGGGCGAGGTCAACCGCATCACCTTCGACAACACGAAGAATCCTCCGGGTGAGGACTCGTGGCGCATCTGGAACATCTGGCTGGAGAAGGTGCTGCTGCCGGAGATTCCACCCGAGCAGCTGCTCGAGGAGGCGCGCAAGTCGTACGTGCGTGGCCGCAAGAACATGGAGAACGCGACGGTGGGCGCGCGCAACCGCTACGAGGCGTGGAAGTCCTTCCGCGAGGCGTGGCTGCTGCTGGAGGCCCACCCCGAGCCCAGGCCGGACCTCTACTTCGAGGCGCGCGAGCGCGTGAAGGACGCGCAGAAGGAGTTGGACCGCGTGTGCTCCAAGCTGATGCTGGAGGTGGAGGGCTACGCGAACCAGAACAACTGGCAGGCGGCCTCGGCCACGTTGGATCATACGCGCGAGTACTTCCCGGACGACTACGACCAGCCCTGCGCCCGCATGGCGGAGGTGAAGCGCGCCAACCTGGGCCTGTAG
- a CDS encoding helix-turn-helix transcriptional regulator — protein sequence MSVHERLRRLLFLVPFVSSRPGISVQELASALNVSREHLLEDLDLLACVGRPPFNPDDYIDIYVENERVYVDLDQRLSAPPRLTVGEASALAASAELLRPAAGDALRSAVEKLERVLPPGAGERFREMYRKIDAAVDAPQALGPLTRAIHERREVTFDYATPGRGAPESRRVRPHELLSHRGQWYLQAWCLNRQDDRLFRVDRMQTLALTDATFQPREDARAEVPNPARTNAAVRVRFSRLVAPYVRERFGEDARLLADGGVEVRVAGDNERWLTQWVLSFGGEAEVLEPASARAAVARAAKAALGV from the coding sequence ATGAGTGTCCACGAGCGTTTGCGCCGCCTGCTGTTCCTCGTCCCCTTCGTCTCCTCGCGCCCTGGTATCTCCGTGCAGGAGCTGGCGAGCGCCCTCAACGTCAGCCGGGAGCACCTGCTGGAGGATCTGGATCTGCTCGCCTGCGTGGGCCGGCCTCCCTTCAACCCGGACGACTACATCGACATCTACGTCGAGAACGAGCGCGTCTACGTCGATCTCGACCAGCGCCTGTCCGCGCCGCCCCGGCTGACGGTGGGCGAGGCCTCGGCCCTGGCCGCCTCGGCGGAGCTGCTGCGTCCTGCGGCGGGTGATGCGCTGCGCAGCGCGGTGGAGAAGCTGGAGCGCGTGCTGCCTCCGGGCGCGGGCGAGCGCTTCCGCGAGATGTACCGGAAGATCGACGCCGCGGTGGATGCCCCGCAGGCCCTGGGACCGCTCACCCGCGCCATCCACGAGCGGCGTGAGGTGACGTTCGACTATGCCACCCCCGGCCGGGGCGCCCCCGAGTCGCGCCGGGTCCGGCCGCACGAGCTGCTCAGCCACCGGGGCCAGTGGTACCTCCAGGCGTGGTGCCTCAACCGCCAGGACGATCGGCTCTTCCGGGTGGACCGGATGCAGACCCTGGCCCTCACCGACGCCACCTTCCAGCCCCGGGAGGACGCTCGCGCCGAGGTGCCCAACCCCGCCCGGACCAATGCCGCCGTCCGGGTGCGCTTCTCCCGGCTCGTGGCGCCCTACGTCCGGGAGCGCTTCGGCGAGGACGCCCGCCTGCTCGCGGATGGGGGCGTCGAGGTGCGGGTCGCGGGAGACAACGAGCGCTGGTTGACGCAGTGGGTGCTATCGTTCGGCGGAGAGGCCGAGGTGCTCGAGCCTGCCTCGGCCCGTGCGGCCGTGGCCCGTGCGGCGAAGGCCGCTCTAGGAGTCTGA
- a CDS encoding helix-turn-helix transcriptional regulator: protein MDRTERLLDLVALFLDAREPISWAELREHFPHDYMGISDDAAERKFERDKAELLELGFPLTYIQGDDERRDGYVVDRDAYYLPEVDLTKEELAVLYAAGSAALTSGAFPGRDDLSHALRKIGFFAGNALPTPRVRMELGTEQGSPQLAAHLEQLWEACASHKWVQMSYASPKRADLTERKVDPYGLALRRGIWTLVGYCHLRQGVRTFHVHRIRSLKANTARPRSPDFEVPEGFSFDDYVATYPWQHRFHARMDVRLRLTGELMGRAASLFPGASVAPAADEAGVLVELPVTFLDGLLRFCMQLGPDCRVESPEDARERVKAMAARILEKHAAHGEVAA from the coding sequence ATGGACCGGACCGAACGCCTCCTCGACCTCGTGGCTCTGTTCCTGGACGCTCGGGAACCCATCTCCTGGGCGGAACTGCGCGAGCACTTCCCCCACGACTACATGGGCATTTCCGACGACGCCGCCGAACGCAAGTTCGAGCGGGACAAGGCGGAACTGCTGGAGCTGGGTTTCCCCCTCACCTACATCCAGGGCGATGACGAACGGCGGGACGGCTACGTCGTCGACCGCGACGCCTACTACCTGCCCGAGGTGGACCTCACCAAGGAGGAGCTGGCCGTCCTCTACGCCGCGGGCAGCGCCGCGCTGACCTCCGGGGCCTTCCCCGGCCGGGACGACCTGTCACACGCCCTGCGGAAGATCGGCTTCTTCGCCGGCAACGCGCTGCCCACCCCGCGTGTGCGCATGGAGCTGGGCACCGAGCAGGGGAGCCCGCAGCTCGCCGCGCACCTGGAGCAGCTCTGGGAGGCGTGCGCCTCCCACAAGTGGGTACAGATGTCCTATGCCTCGCCCAAGCGCGCGGATCTCACCGAGCGTAAGGTGGACCCGTACGGGCTCGCGCTGCGCAGGGGCATCTGGACGTTGGTGGGCTACTGCCACCTGCGCCAGGGGGTTCGCACCTTCCACGTGCACCGCATCCGCTCGCTCAAGGCGAACACGGCCCGGCCGCGCTCTCCGGACTTCGAGGTCCCCGAGGGCTTCTCCTTCGACGACTACGTCGCCACCTATCCCTGGCAGCACCGCTTCCACGCACGCATGGACGTGCGCCTGCGCCTCACCGGGGAACTGATGGGTCGCGCGGCCTCGCTCTTCCCGGGCGCGAGCGTGGCTCCGGCCGCGGACGAGGCGGGTGTCCTCGTGGAACTGCCGGTGACGTTCCTGGATGGCCTGTTGCGCTTCTGCATGCAGCTCGGGCCGGACTGCCGCGTGGAATCCCCCGAGGACGCCCGTGAGCGGGTGAAGGCCATGGCCGCGCGCATCCTCGAGAAGCACGCGGCGCATGGGGAGGTGGCGGCATGA
- the proB gene encoding glutamate 5-kinase codes for MNLSGRDAVRAARRVVVKIGTNALTNATGRFNRAHFEALGEDLLWAAQGRELVVVSSGAIALGVERLGLPARPKDIPGKQACAAVGQSRLMQAYEEAFGKADRRVAQVLLTHGDVQDRRRYLNVKHALERLIESNVVPVINENDTVSVDELKFGDNDTLAALVAGVVEADALIVLSDVEGLFTADPRKDPNARLLSQVDAVTPELLALAGGSGSQVGTGGMSTKIRAAARVTELGIRCVITSGAVPGRLRSVLSGEPVGSLFETSGTRRSARMAWIAHALKPKGRLIVDGGAREAVVVGKRSLLPSGIRAVEGDFGRGDPVDLVDAQGQVFARGLSAYEDGELRRIAGLKSADIESVLGYRYLDEAVHRDDLAVL; via the coding sequence GTGAATCTTTCTGGACGAGACGCGGTGCGCGCCGCTCGGCGCGTGGTGGTGAAGATCGGGACCAACGCCCTCACGAACGCCACGGGGCGCTTCAACCGGGCCCACTTCGAGGCGCTGGGCGAGGATCTGCTGTGGGCGGCCCAGGGCCGGGAGCTGGTGGTGGTGTCCAGCGGCGCCATCGCCCTGGGAGTCGAGCGGCTGGGGTTGCCCGCGCGTCCCAAGGACATCCCTGGCAAGCAGGCATGCGCCGCGGTGGGCCAGAGCCGCCTCATGCAGGCGTACGAGGAGGCCTTCGGCAAGGCGGACCGGCGGGTGGCCCAGGTGCTCCTCACCCATGGCGACGTGCAGGATCGCCGTCGCTACCTGAACGTGAAGCACGCGCTGGAGCGCCTCATCGAGTCGAACGTGGTGCCCGTCATCAACGAGAACGACACCGTCTCCGTGGACGAGCTCAAGTTCGGTGACAATGACACCCTGGCCGCCCTGGTCGCCGGTGTGGTGGAGGCCGACGCGCTCATCGTCCTCTCCGACGTGGAGGGCCTCTTCACCGCGGATCCCCGGAAGGATCCGAACGCCCGGCTGCTCTCCCAGGTGGACGCCGTCACCCCGGAGCTGCTCGCCCTGGCCGGTGGCTCCGGCTCCCAGGTGGGCACGGGGGGCATGTCCACCAAGATTCGCGCCGCCGCCCGCGTCACCGAGCTCGGCATCCGCTGCGTCATCACCTCCGGCGCCGTGCCCGGCCGTCTCCGTTCCGTGCTGTCGGGCGAGCCCGTGGGGAGCCTCTTCGAGACCTCCGGCACCCGGCGCAGCGCGCGCATGGCGTGGATCGCCCATGCCCTCAAGCCCAAGGGGCGCCTCATCGTGGATGGGGGCGCGCGCGAGGCCGTCGTCGTCGGCAAGCGCAGCCTGCTGCCCTCGGGCATCCGCGCCGTGGAGGGGGACTTCGGACGGGGTGACCCGGTGGACCTCGTGGACGCGCAGGGGCAGGTGTTCGCCCGCGGGTTGAGCGCCTATGAGGATGGGGAGCTGCGGCGCATCGCCGGCCTCAAGAGCGCCGATATCGAGTCCGTGCTCGGGTACCGGTACCTCGACGAGGCCGTGCACCGCGATGATCTGGCGGTGTTGTGA
- the hflX gene encoding GTPase HflX gives MKEIYGNTLGLKASEQSRLRNTYRRRVSPHEIVSPELARHLTELSRETNRQVGVLLNRKGEIEYVVVGNAHKLELPDIGRARAGQVRLRGLRLVHTHLKSEPLTKDDLTDLALLRLDMVAAVGVGHTGLPGVLHYAHLVPENGTGHFWNVTTLPDVHDGQPDVLDTLEALEEELNRKAAARTVSGRDKAILVAVCLDGNRAHAEASLAELKELARTAGVEVIDSVLQMRREADPRYLIGRGKLEDLNLRSMQAMADVLIFDKDLTPSQGRHISEATSLKVIDRSQLILDIFAQRAQSAEGKLQVELAQLKYRLPRLVQSDTSLSRLAGGIGGRGPGETKLEIDRRRARDRINHLEKRIDSLSREREVRRAQRNRRDLPVISIVGYTNAGKSTLLNAITGSEVLAENKLFATLDPTSRRLRFPQEREVIITDTVGFIRDLPKDLVAAFRATLEELYDADLLLHVVDASDPSRDEQVEAVESILDSLDLMQKPRLMVWNKADLLTQEEVESLLRTRGGVAISAASREGLSALLAKADTTLFAEGASRELGLVSEEPSPDLGLVSEELDEEPAQNLGAA, from the coding sequence TTGAAGGAAATCTACGGAAACACCCTCGGACTCAAGGCAAGCGAGCAGAGCCGGCTGCGCAACACCTACCGTCGCCGCGTCTCGCCTCATGAGATCGTCTCCCCCGAGCTCGCCCGTCACCTCACGGAGCTGTCGAGGGAGACCAACCGGCAGGTGGGCGTCCTCCTCAACCGCAAGGGCGAAATCGAGTACGTGGTGGTGGGCAACGCCCACAAGCTGGAGCTGCCGGACATCGGCCGCGCCCGCGCCGGTCAGGTGCGTCTGCGTGGTCTGCGCCTGGTGCACACCCACCTCAAGAGCGAACCCCTCACCAAGGACGACCTGACGGACCTCGCGCTGCTGCGCCTGGACATGGTCGCCGCGGTGGGCGTGGGCCACACGGGTCTGCCCGGCGTGCTCCACTACGCGCACCTCGTGCCCGAGAACGGCACCGGCCACTTCTGGAATGTCACCACGCTTCCCGACGTCCACGACGGACAGCCGGACGTGCTCGACACACTCGAGGCACTGGAGGAGGAGCTCAACCGCAAGGCCGCCGCGCGCACCGTCTCCGGTCGCGACAAGGCCATCCTCGTGGCCGTGTGCCTGGACGGAAACCGCGCCCACGCCGAGGCCAGCCTCGCCGAGCTCAAGGAGCTGGCGCGGACCGCCGGCGTCGAGGTCATCGACAGCGTGCTGCAGATGCGTCGCGAGGCCGACCCTCGCTACCTCATCGGCCGCGGCAAGCTGGAGGACCTCAACCTGCGCTCCATGCAGGCCATGGCGGACGTCCTCATCTTCGACAAGGACCTCACCCCCTCGCAGGGCCGCCACATCAGTGAGGCCACGAGCCTCAAGGTCATCGACCGCAGCCAGCTCATCCTCGACATCTTCGCCCAGCGGGCGCAGAGCGCCGAGGGCAAGCTCCAGGTCGAGCTGGCCCAGCTCAAGTACCGCCTGCCACGGCTCGTCCAGAGCGACACCTCGCTCAGCCGTCTGGCCGGTGGCATCGGCGGGCGCGGCCCTGGTGAGACGAAGCTCGAGATCGACCGCCGCCGCGCGCGCGATCGCATCAACCACCTGGAGAAGCGCATCGACTCGCTCTCCCGTGAGCGCGAGGTCCGCCGGGCGCAGCGCAACCGCCGCGACCTGCCCGTCATCTCCATCGTGGGCTACACCAACGCGGGCAAGTCCACGCTCCTCAACGCCATCACCGGCTCCGAGGTGCTCGCGGAGAACAAGCTGTTCGCCACGTTGGACCCCACCAGCCGCCGGCTGCGCTTCCCCCAGGAGCGCGAGGTCATCATCACCGACACGGTGGGTTTCATCCGGGACCTGCCCAAGGACCTGGTGGCCGCCTTCCGCGCCACGCTGGAGGAGCTGTACGACGCGGACCTGCTCCTGCACGTGGTGGACGCGAGCGACCCCTCGCGCGACGAGCAGGTGGAGGCGGTGGAGAGCATCCTCGACTCGCTGGACCTGATGCAGAAGCCGCGCCTCATGGTGTGGAACAAGGCGGACCTGCTCACCCAGGAGGAGGTGGAGTCGCTGCTGCGCACCCGCGGCGGCGTCGCCATCAGCGCCGCGAGCCGCGAGGGCCTGTCCGCCCTGCTGGCCAAGGCGGACACCACCCTCTTCGCCGAGGGTGCCTCGCGGGAGCTCGGGCTGGTCTCCGAGGAGCCCTCGCCGGACCTCGGGCTGGTCTCCGAGGAGCTCGACGAGGAGCCCGCGCAGAACCTCGGGGCGGCGTAG